The genomic interval aatgggaaacattatttatatattgtttatatattatcttggaaaacattatttatatattgttacattgattttttattgtttataaatttttttaatatttatatatttatatgttgcagTGTCTAGGATGAGAGGTGCCTTCAGCCAAATTATTCGCAACATTATAGGTGGTGATAGAGGTGGTGATGGTGCAtagagaattccaccaacaacatcaaatagaCGATGAAACGAAGCAAATCGTCAAATTAGGCATCGTCGTCGAAGACAAGACATCCATGATGATGTCCCggagcctcagatggaggaggatatctgtgagcctcagatggaggaggatgtccctgagcctcagttgaaggaggatgtccctgagcctcagatggaaCATGCTGATGATGCTGGATTCCCCGGAGGACCGATGTTGAGACATGTGTTGACACAGTATGAGCACCACGTGGCTCGGNNNNNNNNNNNNNNNNNNNNNNNNNNNNNNNNNNNNNNNNNNNNNNNNNNNNNNNNNNNNNNNNNNNNNNNNNNNNNNNNNNNNNNNNNNNNNNNNNNNNNNNNNNNNNNNNNNNNNNNNNNNNNNNNNNNNNNNNNNNNNNNNNNNNNNNNNNNNNNNNNNNNNNNNNNNNNNNNNNNNNNNNNNNNNNNNNNNNNNNNNNNNNNNNNNNNNNNNNNNNNNNNNNNNNNNNNNNNNNNNNNNNNNNNNNNNNNNNNNNNNNNNNNNNNNNNNNNNNNNNNNNNNNNNNNNNNNNNNNNNNNNNNNNNNNNNNNNNNNNNNNNNNNNNNNNNNNNNNNNNNNNNNNNNNNNNNNNNNNNNNNNNNNNNNNNNNNNNNNNNNNNNNNNNNNNNNNNNNNNNNNNNNNNNNNNNNNNNNNNNNNNNNNNNNNNNNNNNNNNNNNNNNNNNNNNNNNNNNNNNNNNNNNNNNNNNNNNNNNNNNNNNNNNNNNNNNNNNNNNNNNNNNNNNNNNNNNNNNNNNNNNNNNNNNNNNNNNNNNNNNNNNNNNNNNNNNNNNNNNNNNNNNNNNNNNNNNNNNNNNNNNNNNNNNNNNNNNNNNNNNNNNNNNNNNNNNNNNNNNNNNNNNNaatggtaaattttttgatgcacctGTGAATATGAACACTAATAATGCTGCGAGAGCTGCACATGAGAACTTAGGTGCAACTTGAGAGGAATCTCTAGCtgagattaattttaataaatgtgccCAATATAGATTGCAGTGGTTGCGTGACTCATATAgtcgtctcattcaaactaaccagtttgagtgtgcggctagaACGTATCTATTGCATTTAGTTGGCAACACAATTTTCGCCGATAAAACGCATACGCGTGTTGAGGCGATAtacattagtttatttattgatttagatcGTTGAAGACACTATTCGTGGGCTGCCGTGGCATTGATTTTCCTTTATGATAACATGGGAGATGGGGCTGTCCACGACACTCGACAGTTGGGAGGTTACATGACCCTTTTATAGGtatatccatttatttaattattttatttattaagttgtattattttacttatgtatttaaattaagttgTATTATGTTACTTATGTTGCAGTGCTGGATCTACGAACACTTCCCTAGGATCTGTAAGCGGGGCGATAGAGGTGCGGTTCCTGCAcatcttccaagagcatgtaggtggaTTGCAAAACATGCTGTTGAAGGTGGATTAGTGACCTATCGGCAGAGACTTGATGCTTTGTTGCTTGAGGATGTAGTGTTTAcaccatatgatgatgatcgagCTAATCATCCGTTTGAAGATATTTCGGTGTTCTCTGGTTATCTTCGATGTGGTGGAGTCTCAGTCCCATATTTGTCGGAGCGATGTCTTCGACAATTTGGTCGTATTCAGTGCATCTCGCCTGATGTTCCTCTCAGGCCCGCCAATATAGATTGAGTGTGGCAGACTACTATGCAGTCATCTGTATCGGTGTTTTGGAGGCTATATCATGTTGCGAGTTTTCCTGGAGAGGTCACTAAGGACTATTATCCATGGTACATGTCTGTGTCACATCCTCTGATCATTCCTCGGTCTACTGCACATGCGGGTACATCCTCTGACCATCCATCATCCTGACCGAGATCGTAGAACAGCTGAGCTTGTACGTAGAGGCATTAATTTGGTAGAGCCGTTTAGTGAAATTCATGAGATTTTAAGTGAGTTATGTCTTATGTACGATGTTtagtaatttgatatattttgtgttatgtgttatgtactgtaatttgagatattttgggattatgtgatatgtttagtgattatgtgatattttgtgattattgtgttatgtgttaTGTTAATCcgcatttattttaagttaattcataataaaagaTACTGAAAATGATAAAACAAGATATTATAATAATCCATAAACAGTGATACACAACATattctaatcttcatttaatgaaatacaagatgaattgataaatgatggatcaatgcgttcccaatgcttcataCGTGATGCATAAGCTACTTCCCAACTCTTTGTTGTGTCACTACAAaagtctttccatttttgtgacgtaggtggcaaaggacaatcagacttcaatttgatctgaataaaaaaaatgttacaaattaatttatctgaataataaattttttaacattaatttaacAACATTAAGCATTAATNNNNNNNNNNNNNNNNNNNNNNNNNNNNNNNNNNNNNNNNNNNNNNNNNNNNNNNNNNNNNNNNNNNNNNNNNNNNNNNNNNNNNNNNNNNNNNNNNNNNNNNNNNNNNNNNNNNNNNNNNNNNNNNNNNNNNNNNNNNNNNNNNNNNNNNcattaatttaataaacaacatTAAGCATTAATTTTACCTGTACCCAATGATTCTCGTTAACAAATCCAATTGCTAGTAAAGACTGCCCAAAGGTCTCTTTCGATGGTGATTTGTTTAGCGGGAAAAATGTCATATTCAGATTACGAGACAACgacaccaatatgacattatatagtgttgctatcacgtaacccaagtctggtaaagacatccacttatcttttccttgagcacccaattttgatattttcaatgagttCCGCACTGATTCAACATTGTCATCAAAAACATTAGAATAAACATCTTTATGTAGACcaatctctttatccaattgtgaTCGAACTAAAGCCCAAGATTCTTCGGTCCAACCTAGCAATGCTGCAATTGCACGaaacccacaatttccatcagccaCAACATCTACTATGTCCTCAATATACGGACGTATATAAGTAGGAAATTGTGTCTTAAAAGAAtgttgagatgattgagattgttgccttgcagaacgttgagatgattgagatggttgccttgcctttgcagattcttgagaggcatcaacatactcccaatatgaaggatcacgaggagtatcaaattcttttttctttttaccagCTCCTTTGGTTCTCACTTTCTCTggtggtgcaagtattgatgtggtatgtggaaatacaacttcacgcacctttgccttgaatatcctttgacttatAATATCGTGTGTCttcatgtacgctttcattgcttccaactcttcagaaaagtcataatctgataaagattcttcatcctctaattCATGTGCAATGCTTAACTGTTTCCAAAAATcatgaatgctatctaaagggataGCATTACCATTTATCTGCAACTTagccaactcacaagcacatggtaatccatgagttgttctaATTGAACAACCACATTCTGTTTTGTTAGTGCCTACAATCTTCACCCTTTCCAACTGGttatcaattaatttcatacactttcttgatacacagtgatgtagattttgaaaaaattgtgaattatacccgtgctcaacatccttgatggttttctgaaaagaagactgaatgatacatatttggttcttcaacatcatattcactgCATCCCAgcttttacacaaatcaccaaaactagtttgaagcatgtttttcaatctccaatgagcagactcaactctacaaataaattaaataacacaaattaaaacaaatcacataaactagtaaatcatgtttgctaaaacaacacaattcatattttaaaaatacctgttagatgttgtgttccccaaatgcatcactctattggtccaaacgttgacaaacctttctttgtaaggtgttaaccatgaatctttcacataatcaacaaaaagaataatatcggcacacaatatctcaaattgttgcaaatgatgatcatactcttccacactagtcgaatagacaatctttttccataaatccattacttcttcttgtctatcctttttgacatattgtttgcatcttgccccaacatttttttcaatatgaaaacgacatagcaaatgtattgaagtaggaaacacaacactaatcgcattcatcatggcaagatctctatcagtcacaataactttagaaatcaaAGACTCAGATTTGAACAACATTCGTACCTTCtcaaatgcccagatgaagttatcttgtcgctctttttccaaataagcaaacccaactgaaaatgtcaaactagtagaagTGACACCGactatttcaagtaatggcaaccgatatctgtttgttttgtatgtgctatcacatatcaaaacaaaatgaaatgtgtttaacaactttatacagtcaggatgcgtccaaaaaatatctctcaaaatatcagaattttcccgtcttcttgtccaatgcacataattttcttgttgtattaacttcaacagatgctgcatttctgtgtacggacctctcaatgatgatcgataagtactccttgctttatatatttgactgggAATAGTGACATTGGTTTCATTTCTcactttcaaagcatttagaatgaatctgggtgcaagcttatactttgtcatatcattgacaaatttcctctcttcttcgtttaaacgccccaaatagGAATGACCGGTTACAGTATCAAGTAATTCATGATTGTGTGTcccacaacgaacactaattttccatccttcaccgacacttaatggtacacatctgagagtaaatggacagttttccttatgagagcaagttactgattttttttattctgatttatatcttccacatctttcgcatcccaaaatcaatttgtcttttcttcccctaATTCCGTTTGCTTAATCTGatcgaatggtaacaattaaaattccattttgtcttccaatggcttttgcccattcaaatacagcttctcgagaagaaaatacctacaaaatacgtttcaaataaaacattaactaTATAGCTGtaagaaaaatttaattggTGATAAATCATTAGTAGTTATAATAATACCTGATCAGTGGTGAATTTTTCTGTAGAatctataacattttttgaagcagaaacatcaactctactcatacctaatttcaaaattagtaacaaatttaattaaaaataatattctaaatattgaatttaaaaaaaattaaaaataatttctaacataaatattgaatttaaaaaaaattaaaatacatttcgaaactttgactTATTGAAAAAGTTCGAAATCTGATTTTCGAAAATCTTAAACATTCGAAACTTTTGTGAAaatccaaactttcgaagaccaaattgcatttcgaaaatttgtaaAATTCGAAACtccatttcgaaagtttcgtgaAATGCCAAATGTTCGAAGCATTAgtgtatttcgaaactttcaaatgcaAGCAAATATTCGAATACTGcccatttcgaaaatttggtgtttatccaaagtttcgaaaatttgaattttgttgaaaGAAATTGCATTTTGAaggttttaaaataacaaaagtttcgagtaacttactaaaattcatttcgaaacttttaaacttttgaatccaacatttttttttctaaattttcgaaAGTGGTGGGGTGTGAAATCAGAATGGTAATTTTTGGAATGATGGTATACTGTTTTACA from Cicer arietinum cultivar CDC Frontier isolate Library 1 chromosome 5, Cicar.CDCFrontier_v2.0, whole genome shotgun sequence carries:
- the LOC140920484 gene encoding uncharacterized protein — translated: MGLSTTLDSWECWIYEHFPRICKRGDRGAVPAHLPRACRWIAKHAVEGGLVTYRQRLDALLLEDVVFTPYDDDRANHPFEDISVFSGYLRCGGVSVPYLSERCLRQFGRIQCISPDVPLRPANID
- the LOC101503075 gene encoding uncharacterized protein — encoded protein: MTKYKLAPRFILNALKVRNETNVTIPSQIYKARSTYRSSLRGPYTEMQHLLKLIQQENYVHWTRRRENSDILRDIFWTHPDCIKLLNTFHFVLICDSTYKTNRYRLPLLEIVGVTSTSLTFSVGFAYLEKERQDNFIWAFEKVRMLFKSESLISKVIVTDRDLAMMNAISVVFPTSIHLLCRFHIEKNVGARCKQYVKKDRQEEVMDLWKKIVYSTSVEEYDHHLQQFEILCADIILFVDYVKDSWLTPYKERFVNVWTNRVMHLGNTTSNRVESAHWRLKNMLQTSFGDLCKSWDAVNMMLKNQICIIQSSFQKTIKDVEHGYNSQFFQNLHHCVSRKCMKLIDNQLERVKIVGTNKTECGCSIRTTHGLPCACELAKLQINGNAIPLDSIHDFWKQLSIAHELEDEESLSDYDFSEELEAMKAYMKTHDIISQRIFKAKVREVVFPHTTSILAPPEKVRTKGAGKKKKEFDTPRDPSYWEYVDASQESAKARQPSQSSQRSARQQSQSSQHSFKTQFPTYIRPYIEDIVDVVADGNCGFRAIAALLGWTEESWALVRSQLDKEIGLHKDVYSNVFDDNVESVRNSLKISKLGAQGKDKWMSLPDLGYVIATLYNVILVSLSRNLNMTFFPLNKSPSKETFGQSLLAIGFVNENHWVQIKLKSDCPLPPTSQKWKDFCSDTTKSWEVAYASRMKHWERIDPSFINSSCISLNED